In the genome of Gemmatimonadales bacterium, the window GCATGGGTCCGCTCCTCGTACCCTGAGTTATTAACTGCTATTAATTTAGCGCTGCTGCATCCGGCGCGACAAGCCATATTGGCCACGATGCTCACCCCCGAACCCGCCGCCACCGCCGTCCTCCTCGCCACCTTCGGCGCGCTGCTCGCGCTCAGCGTCGTGGCGAGCCGCGCCATCGAGCACTTCAGCGTGCCGCTCGCGCTGCTCTTCCTCTGCATCGGCATGCTCGCGGGCTCGGAGGGCGTGGGCGGCCTCGCGTTCGACGATTACCACTTTGCCTACCGCGCCGGCACCGTGGCGCTCGCGCTCATCCTCTTCGACGGCGGCCTCAACACGCCGATCAAGGCGCTGCGCGACGCGGCGGCCCCCGCGGCGATCCTCGCCACGGTCGGGGTCGCGGGCATCGCGGTCGTGGTGGGCTTTGCCGCGCACGTGCTCGGCGCGCCGTGGCCCAGCGGCCTGCTGCTCGGCGCGCTCGTCTCCTCGACCGACGCGGCCGCCGTCTTCTCCACCCTCCGCGCGAGCGGCATCCAGCTCAAGCGCCGGGTGGGCGCCACGCTGGAGCTCGAGTCCGGCGTCAACGACCCGATGGCGGTGATCCTCACGACCGAGCTCACCCGCAACATGCTCGAGCCCGGCCCGCTCGTGCTCTGGCGGGTGCCGCTCGACGCCGCCGTCCAGCTCGCCGTGGGCCTCCTGGCCGGCTGGCTCCTCGGCGCTGCGGGGCGGGCGCTCATGGGCCGGCTCCGGCTCCCCTCGAGCGGGCTCTACACCGCGTTCACCGTGGCGATCGCCTGTCTCGCGTTCGGCGTGCCGACGCTGCTCTACGGCAGCGGATTCCTCGCCGTGTACGTGGCCGGCGTGATGCTGGGCAAGGGCCCGCTGCCGTTCCAGTCGGGCGTGCTCCGGGTGCACGACGCGCTCGCGTGGCTGAGCCAGATCGCGATGTTCCTGCTGCTCGGCCTGCTGGTGTTTCCATCGGATCTCCCGGGGGTGGTGTGGATCGGCCTCGCGCTCACCGCCGTGCTCGCGTTCGTCGCGCGGCCGCTCGTGGTGACGCTCTGCCTGCTGCCGTTCCGCTTCACCG includes:
- a CDS encoding potassium/proton antiporter produces the protein MLTPEPAATAVLLATFGALLALSVVASRAIEHFSVPLALLFLCIGMLAGSEGVGGLAFDDYHFAYRAGTVALALILFDGGLNTPIKALRDAAAPAAILATVGVAGIAVVVGFAAHVLGAPWPSGLLLGALVSSTDAAAVFSTLRASGIQLKRRVGATLELESGVNDPMAVILTTELTRNMLEPGPLVLWRVPLDAAVQLAVGLLAGWLLGAAGRALMGRLRLPSSGLYTAFTVAIACLAFGVPTLLYGSGFLAVYVAGVMLGKGPLPFQSGVLRVHDALAWLSQIAMFLLLGLLVFPSDLPGVVWIGLALTAVLAFVARPLVVTLCLLPFRFTGAEVGYMGWVGLRGAVPIILATYPVLAGVPGADRLFDIVFIIVVLSALVPGSTVAFATRRLGLERKEPPSPPAVLAIESRQPLTGELLSFYIDERLAVSGASLDELALPDGAAVTLVIRGNEMIPPRGSTVLTPGDHVYVVSRPEDRAWVQLLLGRPEEP